Genomic segment of Lysobacterales bacterium:
CAAGACGCGCTTGCCGAGCAGGGCGAAGTTGCGCGCCAGTGATTTCGCGGTCGTGCTCTTGCCTTCGCCGGGCTGGGTGCTGGTGATCACCAGCACGGCGGGCACGCCACTCTCGGTCGAGAACTGCAGGGCCGTGCGCACCGAGCGATAGGCTTCCGCGAAGCCGGAGCGGACGTCGATCAGCGCCGCCGTCGGCGTGATGTCCTTGCCCAGCTTCGGGATCACGCCGAGGTGCACGAGGCGGAGCTTCTTCTCGATGTCCTCCGGTGTCTTCACCGTGTCATCCAGATATTCGAGCAACAAGGCCAGCAGCACGCCGAGGAACAGGCCGATCAACAGGCCGATCAGCAGGTTGCGGCGCATGTTGGGCTTGTAGGCGCCACCCGGCACCTGGGCGCGGTCGACGATCGAGATGTTGTTGCTGCTGACGCCCCCGGCGACACCGATTTCTTTGTAGCGCTGCAGCAGGCCGTCGTAGAGCTCGCGATTGGTCGCGACTTCACGCTGCAGGATGTTGTAGTCGATCGATCGACTCTGCAGATCGAGGGTCTCGGACTTGATCTGGGTGAGTTGTTCGCGCAGCAGGGTTTCCTGCGTCAGCGCGGAATCGTACTCGGCCTTCACCGTGGCCTTGATGCCCTCGATCTCGGCGGCGATCTGGCGATCGACTTCATCCATCTGGGCCTGCAGCTGTTTCATTTCCGGATAGTCCGGCTTGTACAGCCGCAATTTCTCCTGGTACGTGCTCTGCAAGGTCGAGCGACGGTCCTGCAGGGGCCGGATGTTCGAGCCTTCGAGCATGTCGGCCGGCAAGGCGGCGCCGATGCTGGCCTGGGCCTGGCGCCAGCGGGCCTCGGTCCGGATGCGTGCGCCCTGGGCCTGCGCCGACCGCGGAATTCAGCTCGCCGAGATTCTGTTCCATCAGCGTCTGGTTGCTCGTGGCGGAAAGAATCTGCTCCTTCTGCGCGAAGGCGACCAGTTCCCGCTCGGAGTCCTCGAGCTTCTGTTTCAGCTGCGCCAGCCGGTCTTCGAGATAACCCTTGGCATAGGACGAGGCATCGAAGCGGCGTTCGAGATTGGTCGCGATGAAGGATTCGGCCACCGCGTTCGCGACCCGCGCCGCGAATTGCGGGTCGGGGCTGTCGTAGAGAATGTTGACCAGGCGCGAATCGCGCACCGGCTCGATCGTCAGTCCGCCGGCAATGACACCGGAATAGTTGCGATCGTCTTCGACCTTGGCCGAGGCCGGCTTGGCCGGCTCCGGCTTCTTCTGACCGCCGAACAGCGAGCCGAGCAGGGCCGACCACGGCGACGGTTGCGTCTGCTGGCGCATCGACGGGTCGGCGCCGAGACGCAGTTGCGAGGCGACGCGCTCGGCGAGGCTGCGGCTGCGCAATAACTGGTACTGGGTCTCATAGAACTCCCAGTCATTGGTCGCGCCCTGGGGCGTCACGCCCTCGACATTGACCACGTTCAGGGTTTCGCGGTCGATCTGGATGGTCGCGGCGGCGCGGAAGATCGGCGTCGTCAGCAGCGTGTTCACGAACGCCGCGAACATCACCAGCAGGGCCAGTCCGATCAGGGTCCAGCGCCGCTTGACCAGGATGTTCCAGTAGTCGAGCAGGTTGATTTCGTCGCTGTTGGGCGCTTCGGCCTGGCGCAGTTCGGCCAGCACCGTGCTCGGCGTGACCGCTTGGACCGGCGCCAACTGGCCACCGCGACCTTCGGAAATCGGCACCGGCAACTGGCCACGGCCGGCGCCACCTGGGTGATTGCTGTCTCTCATGTCCTGTCTCCGGCCCGGTCCATGTGCCGGATCACAATGCGCTGAAGCCGATCAGGCCACGCAGGCCGTCGATCACGCTCTTGTAGGCGCTGCGCACGCCCGAGCGTTCGACGACGACGATATCGTCGCCGTAAATCTGCGGGTCCTCCACCTGACCCGCGCGAATCTCGCGAATGTTGAACAAGGCCGCCATCTTCTTGCCTTCAATGGTGCGAAAAACGATGATGGTGCGCTCGTCCGCCAGCTCCTCGAAACCGCGCGCCATCGCGATGACCTGCAGCAGCGAGGTCTTGCCGGTGATCGGAAAGATGCCGGGATTCTTGACCGCGCCCTCGACGGTGATGCGCTGGCTGGAAAACTCCTTCACGAACACGCTGACTTGCGGGTTCTGCAGGAACTGCGCGGACAGCTTGGCGGCGATTTCGGCCTCGAGTTCGGTCACGGTCTTGCCGCCGGCGCGGATTGCGCCGATCAGGGGCAGGGAAATCTGGCCGCTGGTGTTGATCCGCACCGTCCGGTTCAGGTCCGGCACCTGGAAGACCGAGACTTCCAGCAAATCGAGCGGCCCGACGCGGTAGTCCGAGACGCCGACATAGGCGCCAGACGCAGCCGTGGTGTCCGGGGGCGGCAGCGATTGGGTGGCGGTGACCGCTTTCGCCGAGCCGCTTTTCAGCGCCGACGACGACGAACAGCCCGCCAGGGAGAGCAGCAACAAGGCCACCAAGGCCGCGAATCTCAACATGCATCGTCCCAAAGTGTGAAATGGATCACATTTGTCCAAGCAATGATTATGCCTGCCGGAACAGGCGCCGCCAAAACCCGCCGGATGGCGATTCGCGGTCGCCGGTCCCAACCGCGGGCAAGGGAGGCAGGGCCGCCGGCGCGACGTTGTCGATCACGCCCTGCGGACGCACCCGCACAAGCTGGTCGGCTTCGGTTTCGCCGAGGCGCCGCGCCGCTGCAGCACGTGCTTCCGCGAGCAATGGCGGGCGCCGGTCGGCCCGGTGCGCGTCGGTGGCGATGATCGCGACCAGCCCCTCGTCGAGCATGCGTTCCGCCCAGTATTGCGGTCGGCGCCCGAAGCGCCCGGTCACGGCACCGGCGGTCAGCTGCATCCACGCGCCGGCCCGGGCCATGCGCTGGAACACGGGATAATGTGACTCGATCCAGCTCAGACGTTCCGGATGCGTCACGATCGGCACGTAGCCGGCGGCCATCGCGTTGAATGCGGTCTCTTCGAGTCGCGGCGGCGCCACGTGGTGGGGCGGCTCGAACAGGAAATAGCGCGAGCCGGCCAGGGTCGGGATGCGGCCGTCGCGCAGACCATCGACCAGGTCGGGCACGACATGCACGTCCGCCCCTTCGACCAGGCGTAGCGCGATGCCCTCCTGGTCGAGACGGGTCTGCATCGATTGAATCGCGACCCGGATGCCGTTCGTGTTGTTCTCGTACAGGCCGGGATAGATATGCGGCGTGCAGGCGGTGACGGTGATGCCGTCAGCGACCGCGATACGCGCCATCGCCAACGCTGTCGCCATGTCGGGTGCGCCGTCGTCGATGCGCGGCAGCAAGTGGCAATGCAGGTCAATCATGGGGTTCGGTATAACACGCGTCGGTGAAGCCTCGATAAGCACGGCGTCACAGCAGAGGATGCTGCGTTCGGTTGTTCGTGCAATTGCGCAGATGCTAAAAGATGCGGGTTGCCAGCGTGCAGATCGGTGGATGGAATGCGGTTCGATGGATTCGATGGTGCATGGTGGTGGGGATTGCTGGCTGCGGCCGGACTGACCGCATTCGCGATGCTGCTGCTGTTTCCGGTCGCCGCGCGTCTCGGCCTCGTCGACCATCCGACCGACCGCAAAAACCATGCGTGGGTGACGCCGGCTACCGGCGGTGTCGCGATGCTGTTCGGCATCGTCGTGACGATGATGACGGTGGTCGAATCGACCTCCGCCGCTACGGCTTTCGTCGTGGCCGCGGTGATGCTGGTGGTGACCGGCTGGCTGGACGATCGATACGACCTGCGCTGGTGGCTGCGCATCGGCGTGCAGGTCGCGGCGGCGCTGATCCTGATCTATGGCGGCGGCGTGCGCATCGAGCATCTCGGGCCGGTGCTCGGCATCGGCGATACGCCGCTGGGTGCGTTGTCGGTGCCGATCACGATCTTCGCGACCGTGGGCCTGATCAATGCGATGAACATGATCGACGGGGTCGACGGACTGGCCGGCACTCTGGTGCTGGCGACCCTGCTGATGGTCGTCGCGGCGGCGGCCTACTCGGGCAACGTCGTGCTGGTGAAGCGCAGCCTGGTGATGGTCGGTGCCGTGGCCGGCTTTCTCGCATTCAACTTCCGCTTTCCATGGCGGGCGCGGGCGCACGCCTTCATGGGCAATTCCGGCAGCGCCCTGCTCGGGCTGGTGATCGCCTGGACCTGCTTTCGCCTGACCCAGAACGAAGGTCATCCGGTCAGCCCCGTGCTGGCGCTGTGGCTGGCGCCGGTGCCGGTGATCGACTGCCTGGTCCTGATCGTGCGCCGCAAGCGCCGGGCGTTCGCCGTTCTCGGCCGATCACGATCATGTCCACCACATCATGCGCGATGCCGGGTTTCAGTCCGCCGGTACCGCCATCGGCCTGTCGGTCTTCACATTGCTGGCCGGGCTCGTCATCGGCCAATGCATGCGCTGGAACCTGCCGGAGCCGCTGCTGATGGCGGCGTATCTGGTGGCGCTCGCGCTGTGGTTCCTGCTGACCGCGAAGCGCGCGCGCGCCGTCGCGTTCTTCCGTGCCGCCCGGTTCTGGGAGCGCCGTCAGGACGCTGCGGCGCGAAACGACGCGTAGGTCGCCTCGATCCCTTCACGCAAGCCGATGCGATGGCGCCAGCCAAGTGCATGCAGGCGCGACACATCCATCAGCTTGCGCGGCGTGCCGTCGGGTTTCGTCGGATCGGTCGCGATCGTGCCGTCGAAGCCGACCACCTCGGCGACCAGTTGCGCCAGTGCCAGAATCGTCAGGTCCTCGCCGGTCCCGACATTGATGAAGGCCC
This window contains:
- a CDS encoding polysaccharide export protein, with protein sequence MLRFAALVALLLLSLAGCSSSSALKSGSAKAVTATQSLPPPDTTAASGAYVGVSDYRVGPLDLLEVSVFQVPDLNRTVRINTSGQISLPLIGAIRAGGKTVTELEAEIAAKLSAQFLQNPQVSVFVKEFSSQRITVEGAVKNPGIFPITGKTSLLQVIAMARGFEELADERTIIVFRTIEGKKMAALFNIREIRAGQVEDPQIYGDDIVVVERSGVRSAYKSVIDGLRGLIGFSAL
- a CDS encoding capsular biosynthesis protein, which translates into the protein MIDLHCHLLPRIDDGAPDMATALAMARIAVADGITVTACTPHIYPGLYENNTNGIRVAIQSMQTRLDQEGIALRLVEGADVHVVPDLVDGLRDGRIPTLAGSRYFLFEPPHHVAPPRLEETAFNAMAAGYVPIVTHPERLSWIESHYPVFQRMARAGAWMQLTAGAVTGRFGRRPQYWAERMLDEGLVAIIATDAHRADRRPPLLAEARAAAARRLGETEADQLVRVRPQGVIDNVAPAALPPLPAVGTGDRESPSGGFWRRLFRQA
- a CDS encoding polysaccharide biosynthesis tyrosine autokinase encodes the protein MPADMLEGSNIRPLQDRRSTLQSTYQEKLRLYKPDYPEMKQLQAQMDEVDRQIAAEIEGIKATVKAEYDSALTQETLLREQLTQIKSETLDLQSRSIDYNILQREVATNRELYDGLLQRYKEIGVAGGVSSNNISIVDRAQVPGGAYKPNMRRNLLIGLLIGLFLGVLLALLLEYLDDTVKTPEDIEKKLRLVHLGVIPKLGKDITPTAALIDVRSGFAEAYRSVRTALQFSTESGVPAVLVITSTQPGEGKSTTAKSLARNFALLGKRVLLIDADLRNPSLHRVFDLDNSMGLSNCLSGAAKPGQCIHRVDQAGISVMLSGPLPPNPAELLAGPRMISLLTQASERFDQIIIDAPPVLGLADAPILGNLAKGTLLVVEAGRTRVGAVNTTIKRLLGARSRLIGAVLTKFDAKAAGYGYGYGGYGYSSYQYYSYGGSAPKKLTARREES